The sequence below is a genomic window from Bosea sp. F3-2.
ACAAGACCAGCACCGACAAGGTCTTCGTCGCCGGCGACATGCGCCGCGGCCAGTCGCTCGTGGTCTGGGCGATCCGCGAAGGGCGCCAGGCGGCGCACGCCATCGACAAGGAGCTGATGGGCGCGACGATCCTGCCGGTGTGAGGGCGTTGCCCTCCATCGCGAGAGCCTGCTGATTTTCGGTAGAAACGCGCCGTCATTCCGGGCTTGCCCCGGAATGACGGGACCGGTTCCGTGAAAATCCAGCATGCTCTATCGTCGCGCGTCCCATCAGACGCGAAGTGGCGATCTATCCCTTTGTTTAAGCATCGGATTTCTCCAGAAAGTGGATTCCACTTTTCGGTCCGATGCCATAGCGCAATTCAATCACCAAATGCCCGGGATGAGCCGCCACCGGACCCGCGCGGCGTAATCCGAATAGCCTGCGAGCTCCGCCTGCAGAATTCGATCCTCCGTGATCGTGCGATAGAGCAGAAACGGCAGGCTGGAGATCACAATGAGCGCAGCCGCGAGCCACGATCCGAGTGCGGGTCCGCTTGCCGCGATAATCAGAATCCCGGCGGTGTATCCGGGATGGCGGACGAAGGCGTAGGGTCCCGTGGTGACGACGTGGTGACCACGGTCGGTCTGGATGCGGATGACCGAGGAGAAAAACCGGTTCACATGCATAGCCCAGAGCGCCAGGGCGTAACCGGCCCCGACCGCGAACAGGCAAATGCCTTGCAGCCAGCCGGGCACGTCGTCGCTCCAATGGAAGCGACCACGGTCGAGCCCGGCAACGATCCAATGCAAGAGCAGAACCAGCGAGAACAGCCTCAACGCGAGCGGCGGCCTGTTGCCGCCCGGCCGCATGCGTTCGCGCAGGAGGTCCGGATCGAGCGCCGCGAACGAAACGATCATGACGACGGCGAGGATTGCCAGATACGTCCAAAAGCCCGGGATGGTGACCGTGCCCGCTGCTGCGAACAAGGCGGTGGCCGCAGCGACCACGAACAAGCCTGCCTGTAGGTAAGCCGAGATTGGCATCCGCTACTATACCATTTCAGAGGAAGCGAAGTGGTGCCACGGGTTGAGAGCGGACGCTGGCGCTCGCAGCGAGGCCGCTACCCCGGTTCCTCCAGCGGCCAGACCTCGACGACGCCATGCGCGATGGCGCAGGGGACCCGTGAAACCAGATCGATGGCTTCGTTGAGATCGGCGGCCTCGATGATGGCGAAACCGGCCACGGGCAGCTGCGACGACATGAAGGCACCGTTCTGCGTCCGGACCCCGGAGGCGTCGGGGTTGCGCACCTGAACCGGTTGCCCGGCGATGCCGATCACGGCGCCGCGTTCGACGAGCGCCGCATCCTGGGCGTGGGCTGCGTCACGGATGGCAGGGGCCGTGCGGTCGTAGCCGGCCCGGTCGCCATAGCCGATCGTCACGAATTTCGGCATCGCCTGGCCTCCTCTTACGGATGATCAATCCATCGCAGACGAGGCAGTTCCGTCGGTGCCGCACCGGGCGCTTCGCGAGTGACCGGCGCCGCGATGGCGATCGCCATGCCGTGGACGCACTGTTCATCCGGCTCGATGCCGCTATGGTTGCGGCCATGGAATCGAAACAGAGGGGGAAGCTGGCGCTGAGCCAGGGCTTCCATTTCCGCACCCGAGGACCTGTTTCCGCCCCGCGCCTCATCTCGCGGGGCTGATCGGGAACGCATCGTCG
It includes:
- a CDS encoding YciI family protein, which translates into the protein MPKFVTIGYGDRAGYDRTAPAIRDAAHAQDAALVERGAVIGIAGQPVQVRNPDASGVRTQNGAFMSSQLPVAGFAIIEAADLNEAIDLVSRVPCAIAHGVVEVWPLEEPG
- a CDS encoding isoprenylcysteine carboxylmethyltransferase family protein; the encoded protein is MVAAATALFAAAGTVTIPGFWTYLAILAVVMIVSFAALDPDLLRERMRPGGNRPPLALRLFSLVLLLHWIVAGLDRGRFHWSDDVPGWLQGICLFAVGAGYALALWAMHVNRFFSSVIRIQTDRGHHVVTTGPYAFVRHPGYTAGILIIAASGPALGSWLAAALIVISSLPFLLYRTITEDRILQAELAGYSDYAARVRWRLIPGIW